In one Mauremys mutica isolate MM-2020 ecotype Southern chromosome 3, ASM2049712v1, whole genome shotgun sequence genomic region, the following are encoded:
- the LOC123367251 gene encoding trace amine-associated receptor 7a-like, whose translation MTSALLQNEEAQYCFENINGSCYKTSWSSGIRITLYVVLGFLTILTLVGNLMVMITIAYFKQLHSPTNILLASLACADFCLGLTVLPFSSIRSVETCWYFGETFCRFHSCLDASFCYSSIFHLCFISVDRYVAVTEPLIYPLKFTVPVSGMFIAVAWIFSLVYSFSVVFTGANDKGIQELVNALSCVGSCQLVFNKTWVVVSSLLYFIPFFTMIALYSKIFAVAKQQARMIEMISNNTQSSGNYSDRVRKRERKAAKTLGIAAIAFLVCWSPFFINVIIDAFLDFITPSLLFDIMVWFTYSNSAINPLVYSLFYPWFRKAVKVIVSCKMIRLDCSTMNLFTE comes from the coding sequence ATGACTTCAGCGCTTCTTCAGAATGAAGAAGCACAATATTGCTTTGAGAATATTAATGGATCTTGCTATAAAACATCGTGGTCTTCTGGAATCCGGATAACTTTGTATGTTGTGCTTGGTTTTCTGACAATTCTTACACTAGTTGGAAACCTAATGGTAATGATTACAATAGCTTATTTCAAACAGCTTCACTCTCCTACAAATATTTTGCTCGCCTCCTTGGCATGTGCTGATTTTTGTTTGGGTCTGACTGTGCTGCCCTTCAGCAGTATAAGATCTGTTGAAACATGCTGGTATTTTGGGGAAACATTCTGTAGATTTCACAGTTGTTTAGATGCATCCTTTTGTTATTCATCAATATTTCACTTGTGTTTTATCTCTGTTGATCGCTACGTTGCTGTTACTGAACCTTTAATTTACCCTCTCAAATTCACAGTGCCAGTTTCAGGCATGTTCATAGCTGTTGCCTGGATATTTTCATTAGTATACAGTTTTTCTGTTGTCTTCACTGGGGCTAATGACAAAGGGATACAAGAATTAGTAAATGCCCTCTCATGTGTAGGGAGCTGTCAACTTGTCTTCAACAAAACATGGGTGGTTGTATCTTCTCTCCTTTATTTCATACCTTTTTTTACAATGATAGCACTTTACAGCAAAATCTTTGCTGTGGCTAAACAGCAAGCTAGAATGATAGAGATGATAAGCAACAACACCCAGTCATCTGGTAATTACAGTGACAGAGTtaggaaaagagagaggaaagctGCTAAAACCCTGGGTATAGCTGCGATTGCTTTTTTGGTGTGTTGGTCACCCTTTTTTATAAATGTAATAATTGATGCTTTTCTTGACTTCATAACTCCATCCCTTCTCTTTGACATTATGGTTTGGTTCACTTATTCCAATTCTGCCATTAATCCTTTGGTTTACTCTCTCTTTTATCCTTGGTTTCGAAAAGCAGTGAAAGTGATTGTGAGCTGTAAAATGATCCGGCTTGACTGTTCAACAATGAATTTATTTACAGAATGA